One genomic window of Sodaliphilus pleomorphus includes the following:
- a CDS encoding Fur family transcriptional regulator, whose protein sequence is MNSNEILDMLQRHGVKPTANRIIIAGALAQASNPLSLSDLEVGIATIDKSSIFRTLATFKEHGLVHVIEDGSDSAKYELCHGTGDEHDSDRHVHFYCERCNRTFCLSQVHVPQVQLPAGYRVRGVNYLVKGLCPRCAAQAAMQQD, encoded by the coding sequence ATGAATAGCAACGAGATACTGGACATGCTGCAGCGCCATGGCGTGAAGCCCACGGCCAACCGCATCATCATCGCGGGCGCTCTGGCCCAGGCCAGCAACCCGCTGTCGCTGAGCGATCTCGAGGTGGGCATCGCCACCATCGACAAGAGCAGCATCTTCCGCACGCTGGCCACCTTCAAGGAGCACGGGCTGGTGCACGTGATCGAGGACGGCAGCGACAGTGCCAAGTATGAGCTGTGCCACGGCACCGGCGACGAGCACGACAGCGACCGCCACGTGCACTTCTACTGCGAGCGCTGCAACCGCACCTTCTGCCTGAGCCAGGTGCACGTGCCCCAGGTGCAGCTGCCTGCCGGCTACCGGGTGCGAGGGGTCAACTACCTGGTCAAGGGGTTGTGTCCACGCTGTGCCGCCCAGGCCGCGATGCAGCAGGATTGA